Part of the Sorghum bicolor cultivar BTx623 chromosome 1, Sorghum_bicolor_NCBIv3, whole genome shotgun sequence genome, GATTAATCAGGAAAAAAGAATATGTGTCATTAGACTTTATGATAATCTAATGGCTAAGAATAAATAGAATATACATGTAAAATATAAGGCCTAGAAACGAGATCAATAAGGGGGAAAAGGAGAAAAAAATACCAATGTTGGATTTTACGGCGGTCTAATAGTTGAGAATAAATAGAGTATCCATGTCAAAGACAATATAAATAACTCAATTCAATTTGTAGCCAATATGACAAGAAAAGAAATTATAACTTAATCTAGACATAAAACGCAAATCAAAGCTTTTGTAGATGGCAACTTGATTGCGTCCAGTTAGATGATGCCAACGAACATAATCCTACAATATGGCTCAGGtgagaaaaggaaaaaaggtATTAAAAATAGTGAAGGGGTTTTTAGCTTTtattttttgaattttcagCTTGGGTTTATTAACAGCCTAATTAATTAACGCTAAGAACGGGGTCACACACTTACAAAAAAGTTATTTTGATTCGAATAATACAGTTCGTGAAGTAACAATTAATCTTTTGCTGAATAAGTAAATCGTCACCATGAACCGGCCGGCCGCGGTGTTGTATTCTCTGTTGCATAGCACTAGCACGTCCAAGTGTATATGGCGTCCCCAAAATGCCAACGCCCGCGATCAACCGCAGGGATATTCATTAGTTTCTGATCAATCGTCTCCGTGCcatcatcatcttctgccgTCATCCGTTTCAAAGAAACCGTACCGGAAGTCTTAGTTATTTCTTCTAAAGTCATGCTCTTGATTGAGTTCTTGGAGCTTGAAAATAACAATCTCACAAGGTCCATGTCCTCATCCGCTCCTCCGAAACCGATTAATCTCACGTCTTCAAGTGATTCCAAGGAGATCGCCCGGTGATCTGTCCACGCATACTGATCATCACAGAAGAAACACTTCCGTGGCATTGGCATCTGCAGACGAAAAACCGTAAGTAACAAAGCAAGGCGTACGTGTTTAGTTTGTTATTAGTAATAATGTAGATATATAGGTGGTGGTGTGCATGTTTTCCATGGGAAGTAGTACTTAGATGattttaaatttaaaaataaagAAGCTTATTACCCAGCTTGTTGCTGCATCTTCGTCAACGATCCTAATACTCAACGATCTCAGGCGTGGGCACTTCAGAAGCAGCGCAAATATACTCGACACTAGTTGACAATCTTGAAACTGATGTGCGCTCATGGTGATATCCATGCTCCTAACACTGGCAAATGGCGCCGCGTCTTCCAACGTCAAATCAGCAATAACGTGATGATGACCCTCGATGACACTGCTAGGAGACGGCTGATGTTCAAGCTCCACGTCTAGGTGTTCAACGCTAGGGCACTTCTCCAACAGCCAGAAACCAACGTCCGTGGCGCGATCATAGTATTGCCCGTGCATGTTTACACGAAGACTGCTGATCCGGCAAACACTTGTTAGGTCTTGTATCTCCAGGTCCGGACGGCGACACCACCAGTAAAGGTGGCGTATCCCAATCTCCTGCAGCCTCGACGACGACACGATGATTCTGGTTCTGGCCACAGTGACGTGCTCGTCGTTGTCGACGTCGTCGCTGCCATCGCCAAAGCAGTCGTGTAGCTCGAGGACGCCAAGGTTGGGTGCGGCGACGTCCAGCACTCGGAGGTCCTCTGCAGATCGAAGCTTAAACGTCTCGAGCGTCTCGGAGCGGATGGCAAGCTGGGCCAATCCTTTGAGCAAGAGGAGGTCAAGTTTACGCAGGCGAGGGCAGCAGGACGACACGAAGTCTCCAAGGGTACGCCCGGCGGCGCTGCAGTCGTCCTCGTCGCCGAAGAAGGACACATTGGTAAGCTTGAGCTCTGTAAGCGCTTCGTACATGGCCGACGCGGACACCGGAAGCTGGATCCTGTAGCGTGCTTTTAGGGACAACGAGATGGACGTCATCCTCCCATGGTCGGGCAACACGACAGCCAGCGGTCCATCCACACGGAGaggggacgacgacgacgttgcCCTTACCCTTAGGACTGGGAGGGCAAGACGGAAAGATTTGACGACGCGCTGCATGGCGTAGCGGAGCAACCCGTTGACCTTCTCCTGCGAGGTGTACACGAGCGAAGATCTGGAGAAGCTGATGCTGAGAGATTCTAAATCAGCATCACCTCGCTGAGCCAACACCCAATCCACGAACTGGCCGGGGTCAGCGCCGGGTCTCACTTGGGTGTTGCTGCGCATAGATCCACACGCGCCGCCATCGCCTGGACAGCGTGGCCGTGCGAACGACGGACTTGGCGTCGCGCACGAAGCCCAGGATGAGGTGAAGCAAATCGTCGGGAAGGGCGCTGATCCGATCGACATCTCCAGCCGAGGCCGCCATGGCCATGGGAACCGGCGCGGCCGTGCTGCCCGTGCAGAAGCTAGCACGGTAGCACTAGCACGTACTCCGATCCTGCACCGTAGGCGAGATTAGCTAGCTAGTATCCGTAATCCATATCCATAAGGATCAAAAGACAAAGctgacaacaaatcaacaagaCTTGTATATATGTTTGATGAGGAATTGCATAGTAATCATGAGAGGGAATATAATCCAACTGTGTGCCTTCTTGCGGTTGTGTATTCCATATTTTCCAACTGTTGGTTTGATCTCTTACCAATATGGTCCAACGGCTTTATTGGGCCTTACTCGTGCCCTAATCGGGGGCGCCCAACACTAcatggttggtgggcccccgTCGCCCTGCGCTATATAAAGAGGTGGGGGCGGCACTGTTCACGAGTTGAACAGTCGCCACTCTTCCCCACCGACATATCCACCAAAACCCTAGAAAACCCTAATCCGATCTAGGGAGCGCAACAAGCGGCGAGAAGACTCTCCGACGCTGGATCCGCGCCGTCCCGACGTCCACATCGCCACCGTCGTCACACCGTTGTGGATCTCCTTCACCAGCGACGATATGGCTTCAGGATCGACCTCCGCCGCCCATGCTGCTCTTGTGTACAATTTGTACTCTTTGTTTACCAATCAAAGATTGTACCCGTCTAGATCTACTACTAGTTGATCCTGTGCAGATTAAATCTATCACCAACGAGTAAACCGAGAATCAGTCTTCATCCTAATACGAATCAACCTTCACTTAGAGCTTACGCGTTTATATCCTACTAGGTTCTCATACGAAGACCGAATCCACGTGTTCATATCTGATACGAATGTCTTTAGGACTCACACATCCGTCTCTATTACTATGATTCAGTTAAAAGAATCTAGTGCAACGCAAAGAGAGGAGAAAACAAAAAAGAGACGATATAAAGATTTTATCCATTAAGTGGGGGAAAaatatctttctttttctttaacTTACGGGGAAATATCTTACTTTTGCTCTATGGATAACCATGGTGAAATCAAGAACTTGACCTCGTGCCCTTGTCCGATCTTTTTTCTCCCCCGGAGATATGGATTTGCTGGCATATGTGTTTGAGATTTTTTTTTGCGAGTATATGTGTTTTAGATTTAGCTCTAACAAATGGCGAACAACTAGCTATGACTTAATTATTTGTCTTTTATACTACAGTACATTTTGCGCAGCTAATGGAAtatagtaatatttattgacgtCAAAGTATCTTGCATTCTATACTTTCGGTAAGGCTAGTCTTAGCAGGGTCTTTATATATTGAAAATCAGTGTAGATAAGTTTTATTTTAAGTAAAATCCACCGCCGGTTGTTGAACTTGGCCGCTGGTGTCATCTAGATCTCTAAACTTCTAAGGTGATATCTGTGAGTCCGTAAACTTGGCAAACTATGTCATCTAGATCACTGAACTTTCAAGGTAATCACCACATGTCCCTAAACTTGGTCGGTGATGTCATTCTAGtccctgaactttcaaagtGATCAGCACAGGTCTCTAAACTTAGCAATCAGTATCATCCCTATCCAAACATACTCTAACCTAATCTATAAGTTAACGTGAATCCAACATGTGTCAATTAATCAATCATTATTTATCTCATATTTAtcatgaaaatataaattatataaaataatttacatcaacaaaaaataaattaaagtaTTACAATAACTTACAATAACAAATGTATTAGGTTTAAACTAAAGTATAAAAATagtaaaattaattaaatatttatGTATCATTGATAGTATTACAAAATAATATTAAAATTCCTATAGTACTAAAAGTTACTTCTCATTTTAGTATTATTTCAAAACttttaataataatattatagAAGTAACCTTTAATAGTAGTATTATAGTATTAAAACTTCAATAGTAGTATTATGGTATtaaaatatttaataataatgtgATAGTACTAATAACAGAGAAAAGTTAACCTTTAATAGTAGTATTATAGTATTAAAACTTTTAATAGTAGTATTATGGTATtaaaatatttaataataatgtAATAATATTAATAACAGAGAAAAAGTTACTTTTATAATCATActattaaaattttaaaaatagtaCTAAAATTAGGAGTAACTTTTAATAGAGAAAACTTTTAATACTATATATAGGAATTttaatattattttataatactatcaatgatacataaatatttaattaattgtACTATTTTTATACTTTAGTTTAAACCTAATATATTTGTTGGTGTAAATTATTTTGAcactttaatttattttttgttgatataaattattttatataatttataatttCATGATAAATATTAGATAAATAATACTTGATTAATTGACATATTTTGGATTCATGACAACTTATAGAGTAGGTTAGATCATATTTGGATAAGGATGATATCGCTTGCAAAATTTAGGGACCTGCAGTGATCACCTTAAAAATTTAGAGACCGGAATGACACCACCGGTCAAGTTCAGGAACATGTGGTGGTTACCTTAAAAGTTTAATGATCTAGATGACACAATCTGCCAAGTTTATGGACTCATATATATCACTTTAGAAGTTTAGGGACCTATATAACACCACCGGCCAAGTTCAAGGACCAGCGGTGGATTTTactcttttatttttataaaacttATTTCAGCCAATAAAATGTTCATCATATCTCTTTCTATATGTACTATGTCATTCATCTTATTTAATGGCCTAAAAAATCCTACAAAATTCCAGTTTCCAATTGAGAATGGCCTATAAGAgaatgaaaaagaaaacaatTGGAATGAAAAGGTTGGATACAAAGTTTCAGAGGTTACCGATTTGTACATGTATCAAGACAtgggtttttgttttattttttaatgAAATTTAAGTTTGTCAGCTCGTATTTTAGTTGTTCTAATTTGTATATGTCtgaatttttatttattttaatttgcATGTCTGAGTAGTGACGTGGCGTTAGCACAGTTATATTACTTGTGTATTTTAATAGTTTCTTATTAACGTATATGCGGAGCTTAGTTAGTTGGATCTTTATGGTGAAACATGTCCACCTAAAAGCCCTTAATTTGACACGGGTTATTATATTTTCCTAGATTTAATAGTGCTATCCTGTGATAGGCGATGTCTCCGTCAACAAAGGTATTTGTCATTATTCTAATTTAATCTAGGATTTGAGGACGTTATTTTTACAGTGACAGGCGATATGCGCATCAACAGCGAGACTCGATTTTGTCAATCTCGAGATTTGTCCGTCCcacttagggggtgtttgggactgctccacaaactctgctccacaaactccattgTGGAGCAGCTCTACAAAAAactagagtttgtgg contains:
- the LOC8085284 gene encoding uncharacterized protein LOC8085284, which codes for MAMAASAGDVDRISALPDDLLHLILGFVRDAKSVVRTATLSRRWRRVWIYAQQHPKSLSISFSRSSLVYTSQEKVNGLLRYAMQRVVKSFRLALPVLRVRATSSSSPLRVDGPLAVVLPDHGRMTSISLSLKARYRIQLPVSASAMYEALTELKLTNVSFFGDEDDCSAAGRTLGDFVSSCCPRLRKLDLLLLKGLAQLAIRSETLETFKLRSAEDLRVLDVAAPNLGVLELHDCFGDGSDDVDNDEHVTVARTRIIVSSSRLQEIGIRHLYWWCRRPDLEIQDLTSVCRISSLRVNMHGQYYDRATDVGFWLLEKCPSVEHLDVELEHQPSPSSVIEGHHHVIADLTLEDAAPFASVRSMDITMSAHQFQDCQLVSSIFALLLKCPRLRSLSIRIVDEDAATSWMPMPRKCFFCDDQYAWTDHRAISLESLEDVRLIGFGGADEDMDLVRLLFSSSKNSIKSMTLEEITKTSGTVSLKRMTAEDDDGTETIDQKLMNIPAVDRGRWHFGDAIYTWTC